The Afipia massiliensis genome has a segment encoding these proteins:
- a CDS encoding Crp/Fnr family transcriptional regulator has protein sequence MDMTGLVSGAGGFIASAFVVAGYTMRTMIPLRIFGILTNVVFIAFSIAHRHYPVMVLHMILLPLNIYRLREMLLLVREVKRSVSSDLSMAWLKPFMTERKCATGEVLFYKHEQAEEMYYIVSGRYRLVESGIELPVGAIVGELGMLSPSNKRTQTLECLEGGLVLSVTYSKVQELYVQNPEFGFYFLRLVSARLFQNVGKLEAQLAQSSAQASS, from the coding sequence ATGGATATGACAGGTCTCGTTTCTGGAGCCGGCGGGTTTATCGCGTCCGCGTTCGTGGTCGCAGGCTACACGATGCGGACGATGATCCCGCTCCGCATCTTCGGTATCCTCACCAACGTTGTGTTCATCGCGTTCTCGATCGCGCACCGCCATTACCCCGTGATGGTGCTGCACATGATCCTGCTGCCGCTCAACATCTACCGGCTGCGGGAAATGCTGCTGCTGGTCCGCGAGGTCAAGCGCTCGGTCAGCAGCGATCTGTCGATGGCGTGGCTGAAGCCGTTCATGACAGAGCGAAAGTGCGCAACCGGCGAGGTGCTGTTCTACAAGCACGAACAGGCCGAGGAAATGTACTACATCGTCAGCGGCCGTTACCGGCTGGTTGAATCCGGCATCGAGCTTCCGGTCGGCGCCATTGTCGGTGAACTCGGAATGCTGTCGCCATCCAACAAGCGGACCCAGACACTCGAATGTCTCGAGGGCGGGCTGGTGCTCAGCGTGACCTATTCAAAGGTGCAGGAGCTTTACGTCCAGAATCCGGAGTTCGGATTCTATTTCCTGCGGCTGGTCAGCGCGCGCCTGTTCCAGAATGTCGGAAAGCTTGAGGCCCAACTCGCCCAAAGCAGTGCTCAGGCCTCGTCATGA
- a CDS encoding DUF6537 domain-containing protein — MARAALARLSLRLPPDVVPIVNEAVHSLIDYQDPDYALAYLDRIGRYIGPIGVTVPNLAELAQLLSDRMHFEDPIRVAQLKLSAAGGMNAEPNASSTDRVERFHWDEVIRMLPSAIAGAALDIFRRLRLARLTHRSVKLRFSSAGRFSLRKLKWLAALRVTRPFSERFKLERVWVERWLHMVDRSLVKQPDATIAIVRTANLINGHGDAYENGLAQWNIIIDRLVKPTCDGDLPLPKLGDAILEAREAAIGEQGQSRLLSAVEHLRAQALAR; from the coding sequence GTGGCGCGCGCGGCGCTGGCACGGCTGTCGCTGCGCCTGCCGCCCGACGTCGTCCCCATCGTGAATGAAGCCGTTCATTCGCTGATCGACTACCAGGATCCCGATTACGCGCTGGCCTATCTCGACCGGATCGGCCGCTATATCGGTCCGATCGGTGTTACCGTGCCCAATCTTGCCGAACTGGCACAACTCCTGTCGGACCGGATGCACTTCGAGGATCCGATCCGCGTGGCACAGCTCAAGCTGTCCGCCGCCGGCGGTATGAATGCCGAGCCCAACGCATCGTCGACCGACCGGGTGGAGCGGTTTCACTGGGATGAGGTGATCCGGATGCTTCCATCCGCAATAGCGGGCGCCGCGCTGGATATTTTCCGGCGGCTGCGGCTGGCGCGGCTGACACACCGGTCGGTCAAGCTGCGGTTCAGTTCTGCGGGCCGATTTTCGCTTCGCAAGCTGAAATGGCTTGCCGCACTGCGGGTCACGCGACCGTTTTCCGAGCGATTCAAGCTGGAGCGCGTGTGGGTTGAACGGTGGCTTCACATGGTCGACCGCAGCCTCGTGAAACAGCCCGATGCAACCATTGCGATTGTACGTACTGCCAACCTCATCAACGGGCACGGCGACGCCTACGAGAATGGCCTTGCACAATGGAATATTATTATCGACCGCCTGGTCAAACCGACATGCGACGGGGACCTCCCGCTTCCGAAGCTCGGTGACGCCATCCTGGAAGCGCGTGAGGCGGCTATCGGAGAGCAGGGCCAAAGCCGCCTGCTGAGCGCCGTGGAGCATTTGAGAGCGCAGGCGCTTGCGCGCTGA
- a CDS encoding PilZ domain-containing protein, with protein sequence MAVFKRESRKPRHTTRHDAWMLLDGGFAKRNCTILDLSAGGARVKLADREPLGSRLSLALTGDVRKVTHCRLIWRKDTIIGVEFVGRS encoded by the coding sequence ATGGCCGTTTTCAAAAGAGAATCCCGCAAGCCCCGCCACACGACCCGGCACGATGCGTGGATGCTGCTCGACGGGGGATTTGCAAAACGCAACTGCACCATCCTCGACCTGTCGGCGGGCGGTGCGCGAGTCAAACTCGCAGACCGCGAGCCGCTCGGAAGCAGGCTCAGTCTGGCGCTGACAGGCGATGTGCGAAAAGTCACGCATTGCCGCCTGATCTGGCGCAAGGACACCATCATCGGCGTGGAGTTTGTCGGGCGTAGCTGA
- a CDS encoding MBL fold metallo-hydrolase, translating to MSTTMSVRFWGVRGSIPCPGPNTVRYGGNTSCVEVKCGDHRLVFDAGSGLRLLGNALSDEAARTDLDLFLSHSHIDHIIGLPFFTPVFDRGSRLRLWAGNLQPAGGIKETVRKLMSYPLFPIEIGTAQGAIEFTDFVPGETLSPRPGIKVQTAALNHPGGATGYRVEFGGRVFAYITDTELSGSSIDPALLALAKDAALVVIDTTYTDEELPEHVGWGHSSWQQAVQLADEAGAGTLCLFHHDPEHDDDEMDRIAAAAAKARAGTIVAREGLSIDL from the coding sequence ATGTCGACCACAATGTCTGTGCGGTTCTGGGGTGTTCGTGGGAGCATTCCATGTCCAGGCCCCAATACCGTGCGCTATGGCGGCAATACGTCATGCGTCGAGGTGAAGTGCGGCGATCATCGTCTGGTGTTCGATGCAGGGTCGGGACTTCGTCTGCTCGGCAACGCGCTGAGCGATGAGGCCGCGCGGACGGACCTCGATTTGTTTTTGAGCCACTCGCACATCGATCACATCATTGGCCTTCCGTTTTTTACGCCGGTGTTCGACAGGGGCAGCCGGCTCCGGTTGTGGGCGGGAAATCTGCAGCCCGCCGGCGGGATCAAGGAAACGGTGCGGAAGCTGATGAGCTATCCGCTGTTTCCGATCGAGATCGGAACCGCGCAGGGCGCCATCGAGTTTACCGATTTTGTACCCGGCGAGACGCTCTCTCCGCGGCCCGGAATCAAGGTCCAGACCGCCGCGCTGAATCATCCCGGCGGTGCGACCGGCTACCGTGTGGAATTCGGCGGCCGTGTCTTTGCCTACATCACCGACACCGAGTTGAGCGGGAGTTCGATCGATCCGGCCTTGCTCGCTCTCGCAAAGGATGCGGCGCTTGTCGTTATCGACACGACATATACGGACGAGGAATTGCCGGAACATGTCGGCTGGGGGCATTCGAGCTGGCAACAGGCGGTCCAGCTTGCCGATGAGGCGGGCGCCGGGACGCTCTGCCTGTTTCATCACGATCCAGAGCATGACGACGACGAGATGGATCGCATAGCTGCGGCTGCTGCCAAGGCGCGGGCAGGGACCATCGTCGCCAGGGAAGGCCTGTCCATCGACCTTTGA
- a CDS encoding outer membrane protein — MKLKLIALGLLATTSIASAADLPTRTYTKAPIVSPAYNWTGFYIGAMGGYGWSDSQGMDLKGGFAGGTLGYNWQGVGSPWVFGIEAEGAWSDIGQTAGVVGLLTVGTKIEGFGSVSGRIGYAFDNVLVYGKGGVGFASNEVNVAVLGVNFNDSKTHVGYSVGAGVEVGFARNWSVKAEYLYAGYGSEDYFVSTAGFLRSGDIEVQTVKVGLNYRFGAY, encoded by the coding sequence ATGAAACTTAAGCTTATTGCACTGGGACTTCTTGCCACGACGTCGATCGCCTCTGCGGCCGATCTGCCAACGCGCACTTATACAAAGGCGCCAATCGTTTCTCCGGCCTACAACTGGACCGGCTTCTATATCGGCGCGATGGGCGGTTACGGTTGGTCGGACAGCCAGGGAATGGATCTGAAGGGCGGCTTCGCGGGCGGCACCCTCGGTTACAACTGGCAGGGCGTCGGCTCGCCTTGGGTTTTCGGTATCGAGGCTGAAGGTGCATGGTCCGACATCGGCCAGACCGCGGGTGTGGTCGGTCTGCTCACCGTCGGGACCAAGATTGAAGGCTTCGGCTCTGTGTCGGGTCGCATCGGCTACGCCTTCGACAACGTGCTGGTTTACGGTAAGGGCGGCGTCGGCTTCGCAAGCAATGAGGTGAACGTCGCCGTGCTTGGTGTCAATTTCAACGACAGCAAGACGCACGTTGGATATTCTGTGGGCGCGGGCGTGGAAGTCGGCTTTGCTCGAAACTGGTCTGTGAAGGCTGAGTATCTCTACGCCGGTTACGGCAGCGAAGATTACTTCGTCAGCACCGCGGGCTTCCTGCGCAGCGGCGATATCGAAGTGCAGACGGTCAAGGTCGGCCTGAACTATCGGTTCGGCGCTTACTAA
- a CDS encoding DUF3551 domain-containing protein, producing MNYPHRTLLAFAGLVLLGQAPAQAIDYPYCMTYVQGWSGTIEQCDYTSMAQCQASTGGLSGTCAPNWRLTQNRSVYPVEQGAPRSKRSQR from the coding sequence ATGAACTATCCGCATCGCACCTTGCTGGCATTCGCCGGGCTGGTCCTCTTGGGTCAGGCTCCGGCGCAGGCGATCGACTATCCCTATTGCATGACCTACGTTCAGGGGTGGAGCGGCACCATCGAGCAATGCGACTACACGTCGATGGCGCAGTGTCAGGCGAGCACCGGCGGCCTGAGCGGGACATGCGCGCCGAACTGGAGATTGACGCAGAACCGCAGCGTCTATCCAGTTGAGCAGGGTGCCCCGAGAAGCAAACGTAGCCAGCGCTGA
- a CDS encoding DUF5413 family protein, with protein MKRYIIFAAIGPLVAGFFLLVLGTPDGYWDGDNVIRKLFKVLVVTLPYNYLFGIIPALMIGAVDDIFLHVRRISPAVRMVLTGLVAFAATAVLYGTLGTETGLKHYFLYGLVGFIPATFSSWLAHKFDKVGGAHPNTMSA; from the coding sequence ATGAAGCGATACATCATCTTCGCAGCCATAGGACCGCTGGTGGCTGGGTTCTTCCTGCTCGTCCTGGGAACGCCGGACGGATACTGGGACGGAGACAACGTCATAAGGAAGCTGTTCAAGGTTTTGGTCGTGACGCTTCCCTACAATTACCTGTTCGGGATTATTCCGGCTCTGATGATCGGCGCGGTCGATGATATTTTCCTGCACGTCCGGCGGATCAGTCCGGCCGTCCGAATGGTGTTGACCGGGCTCGTGGCATTTGCGGCAACAGCCGTTCTCTATGGGACATTGGGCACCGAGACGGGCCTCAAGCATTACTTCCTCTACGGACTTGTGGGATTCATCCCGGCGACGTTTTCATCGTGGCTGGCGCACAAGTTCGACAAGGTCGGCGGGGCACACCCGAATACGATGAGCGCATGA